The following nucleotide sequence is from Vidua chalybeata isolate OUT-0048 chromosome 21, bVidCha1 merged haplotype, whole genome shotgun sequence.
GTCCCACCCACTTCAGAGAGATCCACTGGAATCTCAACAGCTTGGGAAAGAAATGCTGCCTGGTACAGCTTCAGAAAAGCTACTTACACGTTTTCAGGGCCTTCTGGTAGCGCTTCCCTTGGACGTGACGCAGGACGTGCTCTGGAAGCTTGTTGATGTGTCTGAGGGTGAGCTTGCAGAACAGCTGGTGTCTGACAGACACAGAAAGGGCAGCAACAGTTAAAGTGTGCTGTGACTTCAGAACTTTTCACTTACAAGCACTGCAAGTTGCTCAAAGTTGATAAATACTTTATAAAGACTTTCCCAGTCTCCCCAAATCCATACAGACCTAAGAACTTTGTAAAGCCCAACCACTTTATGTCTGAGATTGAACGAGGTGTAAAGCACAACACAGGAGGGAGAATACATACAAATTCTTCGTGCTGGGCACAATGTGGGGCTCAAACGTGCCATAGTCGAACTCTCTGGCTGCCTTTATGAGCCGCTGGTACTTCTTGCCGCTGGTGTAAGCCTGCAGCTCCGACAGGCGACAGGGCAGCTCATGTCCTGTCAGCCTGCACCTCACCTGAAAAACACATTAATGGTCAGGAAACCCAGGGGTTTAGCCCACCGAATCTCAGAATCCATTCGGACGGAAAGAACCTCcgagatcatcgagtccaacccatgacCGATCCCCACCTTGCCAACCACACCATGGCACTCAGTGCACGTCCAGTCGTTCTCCAGGCATGGGGggctccaccacctccctgggcagccccttccaatgtctaatcacccTTCCCGTATccaccccagggctggggagggcaggacaGACCAGCGCTCTGCTCCTCGTCCTTCCAGCGCTGGACAAACACCTCGGGCCAGCAGCTCGCTGGGGCCGAGCCCATCGGGTACCACGCGGTGCCGGCCCCATCACGGACCCTCAGGGAGGCGGCCCCATCCCCTCAGGACCCTCACGGTGCCCCCCAGCCCTTCACACGGCCGCACCttgcccggccccgcggggctgaGCAGCGGGTGCTGCCTCAGGAAGAGCCGCTCCGTCTCGGGCACCTCCGGCacggccgcgccgccgcccgggcCCGGCGCCGCCATCGCgaggggccgggcccggccgcgTTTCCCGTTCCGGGCCGCGGGcagggcgggggcggcgcgggcagcggggccgggccgggccgggccggggctgccaTGGCCGCGCTGGGGCTGCGAGCGGGGCCCAGGCTGCTGAGGGAGCCGCGGGCCCGGGGCAGGCtcggggcagcggggccgggacGGGTAAGCCGCAGATCCTGTCCTTCGATCCCGTCCCCTCATGCTCTCCCCAGACCATGTCCCCTGATCATGTCCCATTATCCTGTCCCCTCACCCTGTCCTGATTCAGTTCCCTGATCCTGTCCCCTGATCATGTCCAGTCATCCTGTCCCCTCATCCTGTCTTGACTGAGTTCCCTCATCCTGTCCCCTCATCCTGTCCTGATTCAATTCCCTGATCCTGTCCCCTGATCCAGTCTCCTCATCCAGTCCCTTGATCCAGTTCCCTTATCCAGTTCCCTCATCCTGTCCCCTCATCCTGATCCAGTCCCTTGATCCTGTCTCTTCATCCCATTCCCTCATCCCATCCCTTTGTCCTCTCCCCTGTAGGCCTTTGTTTCTGTCAAGAATAGATTAAGCTGTTGTGCATTTGCTGATAGCGTGGATGGAAGGTCATTGCTCTGCTGTAGGGCAGATCTGTAACGGAAATTTTAtcttatttcatttaaattacagCCCAACCCATAGTGTTTCACAGGCAGTTGCTCATTTGAGACTTAAATCAATGGATCATCAATCACGCAATCATCAATCACTGATATCACCTAAATACAAGTTTTATAAAGCAGCAACATTACAAAGGATCTTTCTTATTCTGTGTAGGCATCACAGTGCTTGAtcagaagaacattttttgGATGCCCTCTAACTAAAGGAGGTTCTGGTCTGGTTCAAAAGTCTAAaggtaagaaaatatttgtctggGCTTCTGCCCTGTTTCACCCTAGTACCAAGATGTAAtatttcctgcaggaatttggCATCTCTTCTCTGAATCCTGTTCCTCATTCTGGTTTTCTGCAGATGTTTGTTTGAGGTTCTGCAGACCACAAAGTtctacagcagctgctggcacatcTGGAGAGGATGCCTTGCTGAAATGGGGCCTTCTCCTCGTCCCTCTGACCACGTTCGGTCTCGGCACATGGCAggtacaaataaatatttcatttttttgaaaaatgagcACTTGAGGACTGTCAAGTTTTTCCATCTGTTTGATCTAGTTCAGACAACAGGCAGGTTTAAAGATTTGctgttattttacatttctgttttccaagtGTCCTCTTGTAAATCTttaaaggaagtattttttttactcaaaTTAAATTCAGTAGCCTCTACTTTCATACCTCAAATTACCCTGATTTAGGCCAGGTCTGATGAGAAAATTATGACCAAGATTTTAAGGCTTGCTGGGGTTGTTATATTGCTCTGTTCTACTCTAAGGAGAtacttttgtgtttgtttatttccagGTTCAGCGGCGCAAGTGGAAATTAGATTTGATTGCACAGCTGGCATCAAGAATCACAGCAGATCCCATCCCTCTGCCATTAGAGTATGGAAACAGGGATGGTTTGTTGTCTACAGGGCACTGACTGGGAATATTAGATATGAACCATGCACAAATGAGCTTGTGCTGAACTGACCTGCATGAAAATGAAGGGATGCAATGGAAATTGGGATGTGTCAGCAAATTAGAAAGAGATActgataatttatttatttttagtaaaaaaacaTGTCAGTTCTTTCCTATGGGATACTCTAAATGCATGGGGAAGGATGAATCTCTGTTCAGGAGAATGTGGGATGTAATTCATAGCATTTTTAATCCTTCTGGAGAAAGAGGACTTGGGTGTCTGTGGTGTCCCAAAGGAATTTTTACTGCAGCAGGGAGTCTTGGAACAACAGCAGGCCCTGCCCAACATGTGGAGCAGTTGTGTCAGATGTGAGAGAGATTTTTAAGGTCACTTGGTTACCTGGCACAGCTCTCAGAAGGGGTCACTTGTTGGATTTCATGGTCTGGGATGGGAAAGAAACGCTTCCCATGGCTGGATGCACAGGCAGTGAGTCCACCTGCTCTGTGATACTGTGGAAAAGAGCTTCTCCCTGGATGCTCCTGATCATCTCTAATTGATTCTCTGGGACAGTTGAAATATATTAAGCCATATTTTGTGAGCTGTTTATCTTCTGCCTCTGTTTGCCAACAGGCTCCATCCAGAGCCAACCATTAGGGAAAAGGAGAATCCCGCAATAAAATCTCCTGATTGAATTCACCTAGCACAGccatgattttgttttcctcttgttccATGCAGCCCCATGGAACTGAAGGAGTTGGAGTACAGACCTGTGCAGGTCAGAGGGCGTTTTGACCACTCCAAGGAGCTCTACATCCTGCCCCGCTCCCTGCTGGACCCCGAGCGGGAAGCGCGGGAAGCCGGGAGGATCACATCCCACCCGGAGAACGGAGCCAACGTCATCACCCCCTTCTACTGCACAGAGCTCGGGTGAGTTAGGAGAGCCCTGCTCCACGGGAGCACTCACTTCTCCTTGGAATATCTGAATCCTGGTGGTTGGGATTGTATCTATCatagaattcacagaatgacaggttggaagagaccttaaagatcatcaagtccaagccATGtcccaacacctcaactaaaccatggcactgagtgatgcatccagtcttttcttaaacacatccagggatggtgactccaccacctccctgggcagacaattccagaactttatcaccctttctgtaaaaaacttcttcctaatatccaacctgcCTTAAAAGGCATTTCTCAGTCTGTGACATCACTGAAGCTCAGTTTGAAATTCTATTTAAATTCCTTTATAATGTGCATTCAGGTGACAGCAAAAGTGGCAGCAAACATGTGGGTTGCTTCCTTCTTTGGTCTTTAGTTCTAGGCAGCAGCAAGAATAAATTCCCTTTCACTCCTGAGCAGTGCTTCTTTATGTAACTCTAGGGTCACAATTTTAGTCAACCGAGGATTTGTGCCCAGGAAGAAATTGAAACCAGAGACGAGGCTGAAGGGACAGGTAAGGGGGATCCAGGGAATGGGGGGTGCTACTTTGTGCCCCTTGGGTACCCAGAGGCACCACTCACTAacccagaaaagcaggagctATGTTCAGCAACATGGGAGGTGATTTAATTAGTCATTGCACTTTCCAAAGACAACAAACCTTTGTTTCCCATCTTTTTGTTAAGTAAATAATGTGTTTTACAAACAAGGAGCTgttcttgttctgcttttttccctgctgtgttaCAGCACTGCCCCACTGCAGGGAACAACCACTTCATTTATGCTCAGACCCTTCAGGTGCCACATTTTCCTGACAGGACTTGATGTATCAGAATATGAAATCAatcttgaaacatttttttctttctgtactcCTCCTCAGATTGAAGATGAGATTGATCTCACAGGGGTGGTGAGACtaacagaaaaaaggaaacccTTTGTGCCTGAAAATAACATTGAAAAAAACCGCTGGCACTACCGGGACCTGGAGGCCATGGCCAAGGTGACTGGTGCTGAGCCCATCTTCATCGATGCAGATTTCAGTAAGTCACAGAGGAACCCAGCCCCATGCCCAATTTACATCactctccctccctttcccttcagttctcttcctgtgctctgccagcccaCTGGTTTGAAGGTGACAGGGAGCCTaggagagagctggagaaggacttttgTCAGGAGCATCAAAGATAGGACAAGAGGGAGTGGcttcaaactgccagagggcagggttagatgggatattgggaaggaattcttccctgtgagggtggggaggccctggcacaggaggcctagagcagcagtggctgcccctggatccctgagaatgttccaggccaggttggacagggcttggagcaacctggtctagaggaaggcatccctgcccatggcagggggcagAATGAGATaagctttaagatcccttccaacccaaaccattctgggattctgtgaactCAGGAACACCACTGTCTGAGGAAGAGCAGGGGGTATCTACCAGATTTATCACCTTCTTCCCCTCCTACACAGTGTGCAGATAAGGATTTAACTTGGCTGTGTTGTCCCCACAGGAAGCACAGTCCCAGGGGGGCCCATCGGGGGCCAGACCAGGGTGAGCCTGAGGAATGAGCACATGCAGTACATTGTCACCTGGTAAGGAACGAGCACATGCAGTCTATTGTCACCTGGTAAGGGACCAGCCTGCCTGGAAGAGCTCTTGAGCTAGAAAAGCCCATTTTGAATCTAAATAGCTTGTGCCAGGTGGTTTGACTTGGTTATTGCAGCTGTCTTAGGGAGGCCCAGTCCACCCTGGAAAGGTGCCAACGTGATTTTCTTTCACAGGTACAGTTTGTGtgctgcaacttccttcctgtGGTACAAGAAATTTATACAGAAGCTACCTGTgtgaggggaaggaagaaacaTCTTTGTGCTACAGTCAAGAGCAGACTCTTATGGATGACAGGAGCCCAGTCATAAATAACTGAAGCACCTGGAATTCCAAAGCAGTTTCAGCAAACATGTTATCAAGCTGCAAATAAGACTTTAAGCAATCCCTGCAAACTGAGCTCCCACCACTGTGATTTGGCTGCAGCTTGGGAACACTGAACTTCAACAGTAATCACaagaatacatttttctatCGTGGTTGGTTGTATGATACAATTTTAacatctccattttttttttcctttaagacaAACCCAGAGGATTTTGTGAATCAGCCTATTTGCAGCAAGTAGTCCTCCCTGAAGTCAGGAATGGCTCACAGCAGttgcacaaaataaataaaggccTCCAGGTCTTTGCCTTGTGACTTGCATAATGCATCTTACATGGAACAGCAGTAAATCTGAATTAGAGGTTACTGTGGACACTCCAGTCTAGCTGGGGAAGGCAGCCCGTGGTTTTGCAAGAGGATGAGAGCTGGCAAAAACAAGCAACTACCACAGCTGGAGCCTTGGTAGCCTCCACAGTGCCACCAGACCAAGTCAGAACTCAGGAAAGTCTTGATTGTTCCCCCCTCCACCTGCCCTCACTGCCAAGAGGCAATTTCGATTTGCAAAACCAAGCCAGGCTTAAAGCCAGAACTAGCCCAGCCCAGTCAACTTCAAAATCCCatgtgcagctgagctgctgggctgtgtgttCAACAGAGAGTTATTACACAGGACTAGTAATTAAGGAAGGTTATTCCAAGGTAAGTAATAACCAGCTCTGTGCAGCCGTTTCTGCCCAGCACTATTCTGTCACTGGATGGAAGGCACAGAAATACAGCAGTGCCACTGTGCTACTCCCTGCCTTGAACACTCCCATGAACAGAGACCACTGAAACAGCTGGGGTTTATTATGTACAGAAAACACGGTGCAATGCAGTACATCTTCAGCCCAGCTTTGTAGCCAGCTCTTTAGCCTTTGCTTTTTCCAGCTTCGCAATGCGAGCCACCGATTTTGGACCCAGGACGTTCCCGCCCCAGTGGCGACGGATCTGCAAGGAAGGGACAACAAGTTAGAGACCTCATTCCATCTCTCACTGTGGCACTCCATTCTGCACAAGGGGAAGAGCTCCCTCAACTAAAAAGTCCTGCACATTTCAAGCACTGCACTACATTTTGGggcagcaaagagaaaagcttAAAATCTTTCCCAGTGAGGGATATTGGATTCAGCTATCCCTTAACTCCTGGATTTGGGATATGGAATTTAGGTAGCAGAAGCTGTTGTCCTCTCTACAATCCTTGCCCTAGGGTTGCTGTTTACTTCTAACCTGGTGACAGCTTTCACATTTTACCCCATCCTCAGGTAAAGAATCCGGGTACACTGTAAGCAAACCTAGGTACAACACACCCAAGTATAAATCCCATTTCTCGCTTCTGAACAGTGTAAAAAGACAaggccagcagcagagagaatcTTACCTCATCATATCTGTCATTGTAGTTGGTCTTCACAGCCTCCACCAGCTTTGCAAGGGCTCCCTTATCCTCCCTGTTGATGACAGTTTAAGTTCCTTTAGAGCCTTGATTTAActttttccataaatattttgcCACAGAATTTGAGAGCTTCTAGTGACAACCCAATTTTTCAGGTTAAGCAAAAGCGTCACAAAGGATTAACACTCAGAATCTGCACTGCTCAGATTTTAGAGTAACCACCCTTTTGGTAAACCAAAATAATCTACACATTCAGGAGTTGATGGAGACATTTTTAAGACACTACAGAGGTGGTATTGAAATTTTACTATTTCAGAGAGACCCAAGTTTGCCACCCACCTGCCCCAGAGCCTGCGCTTAGGGCAGTTTGCTTTCTCCACAAGACAAACAGGTGAGCTCCCAGAACACTTACGGGTTAACCTGGGTGAAGGCCACGGAGGTGCAGGTCTTCCTGTGGAccagcctgcccagcctggctttgccCTTGATGATGCAGTAGGGAACCCCCATCTTGcggcacagggctggcaggaaaACCACCAGCTGAAAGGGAAGGGAGCGCTGAGTTACTGAGGGAGAACATCCCTTTGTGCTGGCTGtcagcctgggctgtggcaaTTGCTCAGTGTTAAAAAGCTCGTTTTGCTCTTCACTGCTGCTTCAGgtgaagaaattcaaaacatCATTGCAAGGGCCCAGCCTCACTGCCCAACCAAGACAATTACAAACATGCACAAGCATCCAG
It contains:
- the LOC128798403 gene encoding surfeit locus protein 1 isoform X3; this encodes MAALGLRAGPRLLREPRARGRLGAAGPGRASQCLIRRTFFGCPLTKGGSGLVQKSKDVCLRFCRPQSSTAAAGTSGEDALLKWGLLLVPLTTFGLGTWQVQRRKWKLDLIAQLASRITADPIPLPLDPMELKELEYRPVQVRGRFDHSKELYILPRSLLDPEREAREAGRITSHPENGANVITPFYCTELGVTILVNRGFVPRKKLKPETRLKGQIEDEIDLTGVVRLTEKRKPFVPENNIEKNRWHYRDLEAMAKVTGAEPIFIDADFRSTVPGGPIGGQTRVSLRNEHMQYIVTW
- the LOC128798403 gene encoding surfeit locus protein 1 isoform X1, which translates into the protein MAALGLRAGPRLLREPRARGRLGAAGPGRASQCLIRRTFFGCPLTKGGSGLVQKSKDVCLRFCRPQSSTAAAGTSGEDALLKWGLLLVPLTTFGLGTWQVQRRKWKLDLIAQLASRITADPIPLPLDPMELKELEYRPVQVRGRFDHSKELYILPRSLLDPEREAREAGRITSHPENGANVITPFYCTELGVTILVNRGFVPRKKLKPETRLKGQIEDEIDLTGVVRLTEKRKPFVPENNIEKNRWHYRDLEAMAKVTGAEPIFIDADFRSTVPGGPIGGQTRVSLRNEHMQYIVTWYSLCAATSFLWYKKFIQKLPV
- the LOC128798403 gene encoding surfeit locus protein 1 isoform X2 — encoded protein: MAALGLRAGPRLLREPRARGRLGAAGPGRASQCLIRRTFFGCPLTKGGSGLVQKSKDVCLRFCRPQSSTAAAGTSGEDALLKWGLLLVPLTTFGLGTWQVQRRKWKLDLIAQLASRITADPIPLPLDPMELKELEYRPVQVRGRFDHSKELYILPRSLLDPEREAREAGRITSHPENGANVITPFYCTELGVTILVNRGFVPRKKLKPETRLKGQIEDEIDLTGVVRLTEKRKPFVPENNIEKNRWHYRDLEAMAKVTGAEPIFIDADFSTVCVLQLPSCGTRNLYRSYLCEGKEETSLCYSQEQTLMDDRSPVINN